Proteins encoded in a region of the Desulfuromonas acetexigens genome:
- a CDS encoding autotransporter assembly complex protein TamA, whose translation MRLPGRFFLFRIVLIIFWLIIFSATARSEPLSLEVTGITGELLENVRAALTLPTDLAKADGTVERHWLTRFVGQVPDKVGKALEPFGYFATITSTQLENQRKNQWLLKVKVLRGEPVRVTSLRVVVTGAGAEEKRLQRLVAEFPLREGDILRQDHYERAKGELKASALDLGYLQADFPRHVIRVDRGRRSAEIELELATGPRLRFGKTLIHGAPDFPEWFLLQHLAYAEGDFFSHDKLGQTQFNFLDSDRFRDVLLTPLEELTDEEMVPVSVQLTPRTRHRLRPGVGFGTDTGARLSLRYRDNNAFHRAHLLDADLLLAERRQSLVASYVMPNRGHLESRTEFSVGYQAEDVETYESSSLFAEARQVWGLGQGYLGSVYLRLLQEDYRIADEDRRSRLTIPGLRLSRRQYSDPIRPRRGSSFALEARGAHRWLASDISLLQFLVSGNVLLELPGRWTLFARTEGGTTLQDEPLADVPTSLRFFAGGDQSVRGYAYQSLGPQDANGDVIGGKHLGVASLELERAFLTNWGASAFYDAGNAFNNLSDIDWAQGAGLGVRYYTPVGPIKVDLARQIGEPNPSWRLHVSVGFAW comes from the coding sequence CTGCGTTTACCAGGGAGGTTTTTCCTGTTTCGTATCGTTCTGATTATTTTCTGGCTGATAATTTTCTCCGCCACAGCTCGGAGCGAACCCCTGTCCCTTGAAGTTACGGGGATTACCGGCGAGCTTCTCGAAAACGTGCGCGCCGCTTTGACCTTGCCGACCGATCTGGCGAAGGCAGATGGCACGGTGGAGCGTCATTGGCTGACGCGCTTTGTCGGCCAGGTTCCCGACAAGGTCGGCAAAGCCCTTGAACCTTTCGGATATTTTGCCACAATAACAAGCACGCAGCTGGAAAACCAGAGGAAAAATCAGTGGCTGCTGAAGGTGAAAGTGCTACGGGGGGAGCCGGTGCGGGTGACTTCCTTGCGGGTTGTGGTGACCGGAGCCGGCGCCGAGGAAAAGCGCTTGCAACGACTCGTTGCCGAATTCCCCCTGCGGGAGGGGGATATCCTCCGCCAGGATCACTACGAACGCGCCAAGGGGGAGCTGAAGGCCTCCGCCCTTGATCTCGGCTATCTTCAGGCCGATTTTCCCCGGCACGTCATTCGTGTCGACCGTGGCCGTCGTAGCGCTGAAATCGAGCTTGAACTCGCCACCGGGCCACGCTTACGTTTCGGTAAGACGCTGATTCACGGCGCCCCCGATTTCCCCGAGTGGTTTCTGCTGCAACATCTTGCTTATGCCGAAGGGGATTTTTTCTCCCACGATAAGCTCGGTCAGACCCAGTTTAACTTTCTTGATTCCGACCGCTTTCGCGACGTTCTCCTTACCCCCCTCGAAGAGCTCACCGATGAAGAGATGGTGCCGGTCTCCGTCCAGCTGACACCTCGTACCCGGCACCGCCTGCGCCCGGGGGTGGGTTTCGGGACGGACACCGGTGCGCGACTGTCCTTGCGGTACCGGGACAACAATGCTTTTCATCGCGCCCACCTGCTCGACGCGGATCTGCTGCTGGCAGAACGCCGGCAGTCCCTGGTGGCTAGCTATGTCATGCCTAACCGGGGGCATCTGGAGAGTCGCACCGAGTTCAGTGTCGGTTATCAGGCCGAGGATGTGGAAACCTATGAATCGAGTTCCCTTTTTGCCGAAGCCCGTCAGGTCTGGGGGTTGGGGCAGGGTTATCTGGGCTCGGTCTATCTTCGGCTGCTGCAGGAGGATTATCGGATTGCCGACGAGGATCGGCGCTCCCGTTTGACCATCCCCGGGTTGCGCCTCTCGCGCCGGCAATACTCCGACCCGATCCGCCCCCGACGCGGCTCCTCCTTTGCGCTTGAGGCTCGAGGTGCCCACCGTTGGCTGGCTTCCGACATCAGTCTCCTGCAATTTCTGGTTTCCGGTAATGTTCTGCTGGAACTACCGGGGCGCTGGACTCTCTTCGCCCGTACCGAGGGGGGGACGACGTTGCAGGATGAGCCGCTGGCCGATGTGCCGACCTCCCTGCGTTTTTTCGCCGGCGGGGATCAGAGCGTCCGCGGCTATGCCTATCAGTCCCTGGGGCCCCAGGACGCCAATGGCGACGTCATTGGCGGCAAGCACCTGGGGGTGGCCAGCCTCGAACTGGAGCGTGCTTTTTTGACGAACTGGGGCGCGTCCGCCTTCTACGATGCCGGAAACGCCTTCAACAACCTGTCCGATATTGATTGGGCGCAGGGCGCGGGGCTCGGAGTCCGTTACTATACGCCGGTGGGGCCGATCAAGGTTGATCTCGCCCGGCAGATCGGTGAGCCGAACCCCTCCTGGCGGCTGCATGTGAGCGTGGGGTTCGCATGGTAA
- a CDS encoding L,D-transpeptidase: protein MLKPIRSITVVALLLVAVYAHGKTPEPIPPHTLSSQWRGEVIGEHRYHTVVDSKKTLMELARDMGLGYTNVKNANPDIDPWLPAPGQTVLLPYASILPVDAVAGITINLAEMRLYHVWNNAGKALARAYPLGIGSEGTDSPTGRFSILNKAENPTWTVPLSIRHERPGMPTSVPPGPANPLGKYWMAFSTAGYGIHGTNKPLGVGRRVSHGCIRLYAQDIQELFYRAPVGTEVLIIDTPVKVGRKDEVLFLEVHLQEGREHDFASLRREIVRQARLLEWNGLLNWDMIEEIIRQNRSIPQPISVATPPTSATARR from the coding sequence ATGCTGAAACCAATTCGCTCTATAACGGTCGTGGCCCTGCTGCTGGTGGCAGTCTATGCACATGGAAAAACACCGGAACCGATCCCCCCTCATACGCTCAGTTCCCAGTGGCGTGGCGAGGTTATCGGCGAACACCGCTATCATACGGTGGTCGATTCCAAGAAAACCCTCATGGAACTGGCACGGGACATGGGGCTGGGCTATACCAATGTCAAAAATGCCAATCCCGACATCGACCCCTGGTTGCCCGCGCCGGGGCAGACCGTACTCCTGCCCTACGCCTCAATCCTTCCGGTCGACGCGGTAGCTGGAATTACTATCAACCTCGCGGAAATGCGCCTCTACCATGTCTGGAATAATGCGGGGAAAGCATTGGCTCGAGCCTACCCCCTCGGGATCGGCAGCGAAGGAACCGACAGTCCCACCGGACGCTTTTCCATCCTGAACAAAGCGGAAAATCCGACTTGGACCGTCCCCCTCTCCATCCGCCATGAGCGCCCCGGGATGCCGACTTCCGTTCCACCCGGCCCGGCCAACCCCCTGGGGAAATACTGGATGGCTTTCTCTACGGCCGGTTACGGCATCCACGGCACCAACAAACCCTTGGGCGTGGGCCGGCGCGTCAGTCACGGTTGCATTCGGCTTTATGCGCAGGATATTCAGGAACTTTTCTATCGGGCTCCGGTCGGAACCGAGGTGTTGATCATCGACACGCCAGTCAAGGTCGGGCGCAAGGACGAAGTCCTCTTTCTGGAAGTACATCTTCAGGAAGGCCGAGAGCACGATTTCGCGAGCCTTAGACGGGAGATCGTCCGTCAGGCACGTCTTCTTGAATGGAACGGCCTGCTCAACTGGGACATGATCGAGGAGATTATCCGCCAGAACCGTAGCATCCCCCAGCCTATCTCCGTCGCGACTCCGCCGACTTCGGCAACGGCGCGCCGCTAG
- a CDS encoding succinate dehydrogenase/fumarate reductase iron-sulfur subunit → MNLTLYVWRQKGPKDMGKLEQYEAPNVSPDQSFLEMLDDVNEVLIKTGKDPIAFDHDCREGICGMCSTVVNGRPHGGQDRTTVCQLHMRTFKDGDSIYIEPWRAKAFPIVKDLVVDRSALDAIQNAGGYTSCHTGGVPDANSILISQPAAEYAMDAAECIGCGACVAGCPNSSAMLFTGNKVAQLAALPQGRPEAKARVKAMTEALKECGFGNCTNHYECQAACPKGIDVKFIAKLNREYIKSLLP, encoded by the coding sequence ATGAACCTTACATTATACGTATGGCGCCAAAAGGGCCCCAAGGACATGGGCAAACTGGAACAGTATGAGGCTCCGAATGTCAGCCCGGACCAATCGTTCCTGGAAATGCTCGACGATGTGAATGAAGTCCTGATAAAAACGGGGAAAGATCCCATCGCCTTTGATCATGACTGCCGCGAGGGGATCTGCGGTATGTGTTCTACGGTCGTCAACGGCCGCCCCCATGGTGGGCAAGATCGTACCACGGTCTGTCAGCTGCACATGCGCACTTTTAAAGATGGCGACAGCATCTACATTGAGCCCTGGCGCGCCAAGGCCTTTCCCATCGTCAAGGACTTGGTTGTCGACCGCTCCGCTCTCGACGCGATCCAGAACGCAGGTGGTTACACCTCTTGTCATACCGGCGGCGTGCCTGACGCTAATTCGATTCTGATTAGCCAACCTGCTGCTGAGTACGCCATGGATGCTGCTGAGTGCATTGGTTGCGGTGCCTGTGTCGCCGGTTGCCCCAACAGTTCAGCCATGTTGTTTACCGGCAACAAAGTCGCTCAACTCGCGGCACTGCCCCAGGGCCGTCCCGAGGCCAAGGCTCGCGTCAAGGCGATGACCGAGGCTCTGAAAGAGTGCGGCTTCGGCAACTGTACGAACCACTACGAGTGTCAGGCGGCTTGCCCGAAGGGCATTGATGTCAAGTTCATCGCCAAGTTGAACCGGGAGTACATCAAGTCGCTTCTCCCGTAA
- a CDS encoding fumarate reductase/succinate dehydrogenase flavoprotein subunit, which produces MILDGKCPTGPIEKSWDKHRFEMKLVNPANKRKYKILMVGTGLAGGAGAASLGELGYNVHAFCYQDSARRAHSIAAQGGINAAKNYPNDGDSIYRLFYDTIKGGDFRAREADVWRLAQVSNNIIDQCVAQGVPFARDYAGYLDNRSFGGAQVSRTFYARGQTGQQLLLGAYSALCRQVKAKTVTMHPRTEMLDLVVVDGVAKGITVRNLTTGQIESHWGDAVVLATGGYVNVFYLSTNAMGCSVTAAWKAAKKGAYMANPCYTQIHPTCIPQHGEHQSKLTLMSESLRNDGRCWVPKKKEDCEKPASSIPEEDRDYYLERKYPSFGNLAPRDIASRAAKEQCDDDRGVGPGKRGVYLDFADSINRLGQSTIAARYGNLFEMYEKITDENGYKQPMRIYPAPHYSMGGLWVDYNCMSNVPGLFVLGEANFSVHGANRLGASALMQGLADGYFVIPYTIANYLVTVKPGQIKDDHPEFKKSVDEVNGQINKLLSINGKKTVSDMHRALGKIMWNNVGMARSKQSLNEALKEIPALREEFWKNVKVTGTAGEFNQQLENAGRLADFLEFAEMMTRDALHREESCGGHFRIEHQYDDGEAKRDDENFCYVGAWEFKGVDKEPELHKEPLKFENVHLAVRSYK; this is translated from the coding sequence GTGATACTTGACGGCAAATGTCCTACCGGACCAATCGAAAAATCGTGGGATAAACACCGCTTTGAAATGAAGCTGGTGAACCCGGCGAACAAGCGTAAATACAAAATCTTGATGGTCGGCACCGGTCTCGCCGGTGGCGCCGGCGCCGCCTCTCTGGGCGAACTGGGCTACAATGTCCATGCTTTCTGCTACCAGGACAGCGCCCGCCGCGCCCACTCCATCGCTGCCCAGGGCGGCATCAATGCCGCCAAGAACTACCCGAACGACGGCGACAGCATCTACCGCCTTTTCTATGACACCATCAAGGGTGGGGACTTCCGCGCCCGTGAGGCTGACGTCTGGCGTCTGGCTCAGGTGTCCAACAACATTATCGACCAGTGTGTCGCTCAGGGCGTGCCTTTCGCTCGCGACTACGCCGGCTACCTGGACAACCGTTCCTTTGGTGGTGCCCAGGTCTCCCGTACCTTCTACGCTCGCGGTCAGACCGGTCAGCAGTTGCTGCTCGGCGCCTACTCGGCTCTTTGTCGTCAGGTTAAGGCCAAGACCGTTACCATGCATCCCCGTACGGAAATGCTCGACCTGGTCGTAGTCGACGGGGTCGCCAAGGGGATCACCGTCCGCAACCTGACCACTGGGCAGATTGAGTCCCACTGGGGCGATGCCGTGGTTCTGGCCACCGGCGGTTACGTCAACGTTTTTTACCTTTCGACCAACGCCATGGGTTGCTCCGTTACCGCCGCCTGGAAAGCCGCTAAAAAAGGCGCTTACATGGCCAACCCCTGCTATACCCAGATCCACCCGACCTGTATTCCCCAGCATGGCGAGCATCAGTCGAAACTGACCCTGATGTCCGAATCGCTGCGTAATGACGGCCGCTGTTGGGTGCCGAAAAAGAAAGAAGACTGCGAAAAGCCGGCCAGCTCTATTCCCGAGGAAGATCGCGACTACTACCTGGAGCGGAAGTATCCTTCCTTCGGTAACCTGGCCCCCCGCGACATCGCTTCCCGCGCCGCCAAGGAGCAGTGCGACGACGATCGCGGCGTCGGCCCCGGCAAACGCGGTGTTTATCTCGATTTCGCCGATTCGATCAATCGCCTCGGTCAGAGCACCATTGCCGCCCGTTACGGTAACCTCTTCGAAATGTATGAGAAGATTACCGACGAAAACGGTTACAAACAGCCGATGCGTATCTACCCCGCGCCCCATTACTCCATGGGCGGCCTGTGGGTTGACTACAACTGCATGAGCAACGTCCCCGGCTTGTTCGTTCTCGGTGAGGCCAACTTCTCCGTCCACGGCGCCAACCGTCTCGGCGCCTCGGCGCTGATGCAGGGTCTGGCCGACGGTTACTTCGTCATTCCCTACACCATCGCCAACTATCTGGTGACGGTCAAGCCGGGTCAGATCAAGGACGACCATCCCGAGTTCAAGAAGTCGGTGGACGAGGTCAACGGTCAGATCAACAAGTTGCTGTCGATCAACGGCAAGAAAACCGTTTCCGACATGCATCGCGCCCTCGGCAAGATCATGTGGAACAATGTCGGCATGGCCCGCAGCAAACAAAGCCTTAACGAGGCACTTAAGGAAATCCCCGCCTTGCGCGAGGAATTCTGGAAGAACGTCAAGGTTACCGGCACCGCCGGTGAGTTCAACCAGCAGTTGGAGAACGCCGGTCGCTTGGCCGATTTCCTTGAATTCGCCGAAATGATGACCCGCGATGCCTTGCATCGTGAAGAATCCTGCGGCGGCCACTTCCGGATCGAGCATCAGTATGACGACGGCGAAGCCAAGCGCGACGACGAGAACTTCTGCTATGTTGGGGCCTGGGAGTTCAAAGGGGTTGATAAGGAGCCCGAGTTGCACAAGGAACCCCTGAAATTCGAAAATGTACATCTGGCGGTAAGGAGTTATAAATAA
- a CDS encoding succinate dehydrogenase cytochrome b subunit: protein MQFTQSTVGRKVLMAVTGFILISFICVHLLGNSSVYWGADGINAYAKHLHDLGPLVWIFRLFMLAVFGLHIIFGIQLTLENRAATPGNYAVKRMARANFASETMIVSGLALLAFVVYHILHFTAHVTNPEISASLLPADALGRPDVFTMVVLSFQKFLISLIYVAAMVFLFLHVSHGFQSFIQTFGFNNGPSLHILEKVSKGVALVLLFGYISIPILIIFGIVKI, encoded by the coding sequence ATGCAATTCACTCAAAGCACCGTGGGCAGAAAGGTCTTGATGGCTGTTACAGGCTTCATCTTGATCTCGTTTATTTGCGTTCACCTGCTCGGCAACTCTTCCGTGTACTGGGGAGCCGATGGTATTAACGCTTACGCCAAGCATCTTCATGATCTTGGTCCTCTTGTCTGGATCTTCCGTTTGTTCATGTTGGCTGTCTTCGGCCTGCATATCATCTTCGGTATCCAGCTAACTCTGGAGAACCGGGCCGCGACTCCCGGAAATTACGCCGTCAAGAGAATGGCCCGGGCCAATTTCGCGTCGGAAACCATGATCGTCAGCGGTCTGGCGCTTTTGGCTTTCGTCGTTTACCACATCCTGCACTTCACCGCGCATGTGACCAACCCCGAGATTTCCGCCTCTCTTCTGCCGGCGGATGCCTTGGGCCGTCCCGACGTTTTTACGATGGTGGTTCTCAGCTTCCAGAAGTTCCTTATTTCTCTGATCTACGTGGCCGCGATGGTGTTTTTGTTCCTGCATGTAAGCCATGGCTTCCAGAGCTTCATCCAGACCTTCGGTTTCAACAACGGGCCTTCCCTGCATATCCTCGAGAAGGTTAGCAAGGGTGTTGCCTTGGTGTTGCTGTTCGGCTACATCTCGATTCCGATTCTCATCATCTTTGGCATCGTAAAGATTTAG
- a CDS encoding IS1380 family transposase: MKRLIIEKAKDEFYTSHSGLALIGLCLNRFTSLTSRLGGVSRLKKGAIAHADVIRSYIGLLCLGKSDFEAISGFRQDRFFRESLGLKEVPSEPTLRQRMEEHVEVFRTIVNFCATEFLRTSQALMSALPMGHVPLDIDVFTMDNSGTKKKGVSRTYQGYDGYAPIAAYLALEGWLLEIEHREGSQHSQKNFVPFLARVLHKALALTAAPLLVRLDSAHDAWETRIELARHERTDYILKWNPRGQSKSHWRQRAFSEGLVSDPRPGKRVAILNVRETHVWTDDNGIRQELTCRRVVRVIERSTDKKGQGLLEPEIELEGWWTTLNLPAEKIIALYQDHGTSEQFHSELKTDMDLERLPSGKFEVNSLVMSCAALAYNILRYIGQLGLLGDKTPVRHGAKRRRLKTVMQELMYLAARLIETGRRLRLRFSRHSGLNFEAFAGVYRRLAYG; this comes from the coding sequence ATGAAACGTTTGATCATTGAGAAGGCCAAAGACGAGTTCTATACCTCCCATTCCGGGCTGGCGCTCATCGGTTTGTGCCTGAATCGTTTTACCAGTTTGACCTCGCGTCTGGGGGGCGTTTCCCGCTTGAAGAAGGGGGCCATCGCCCATGCCGATGTGATCCGGAGCTACATCGGCCTGCTGTGTCTCGGCAAGAGTGACTTCGAGGCGATCAGCGGCTTTCGCCAGGATCGCTTTTTCCGGGAATCCCTGGGCCTGAAGGAGGTTCCCTCCGAGCCGACCTTGCGGCAGCGGATGGAAGAGCATGTTGAGGTGTTTCGAACCATTGTGAACTTTTGCGCCACCGAGTTTCTGCGCACGTCGCAGGCGTTGATGTCGGCGCTGCCGATGGGACATGTTCCCCTGGATATCGACGTCTTCACCATGGACAACTCCGGCACCAAGAAAAAAGGGGTGTCGCGGACCTACCAAGGATACGACGGCTACGCTCCGATCGCCGCCTATCTGGCCCTAGAAGGGTGGCTGCTGGAGATCGAGCACCGCGAGGGCTCCCAGCACAGCCAGAAGAACTTCGTCCCCTTCCTCGCCCGGGTCTTGCACAAAGCGCTGGCGCTGACCGCCGCGCCCTTGCTGGTGCGGCTCGATTCGGCCCACGATGCCTGGGAGACCCGCATCGAGCTGGCCCGTCACGAGCGGACCGACTACATCCTGAAGTGGAATCCCCGGGGGCAGAGCAAAAGTCACTGGCGGCAACGGGCTTTTTCCGAGGGATTGGTCAGTGATCCGCGACCGGGGAAACGCGTTGCGATCCTGAATGTTCGGGAGACCCATGTCTGGACCGACGATAACGGCATCAGGCAGGAACTGACCTGCCGTCGGGTCGTTCGGGTCATCGAGCGCTCCACCGACAAAAAAGGCCAGGGGCTGCTGGAACCCGAGATCGAGTTGGAAGGCTGGTGGACCACCCTGAACCTCCCCGCCGAAAAAATCATCGCCCTCTACCAGGATCACGGCACCAGCGAGCAGTTTCACAGCGAACTCAAAACCGACATGGATCTGGAGCGCCTGCCCTCGGGCAAATTCGAGGTTAACAGTCTGGTCATGAGCTGCGCCGCGCTTGCCTACAACATCCTGCGCTACATCGGACAACTCGGCCTGCTCGGCGACAAGACCCCGGTGCGGCACGGCGCCAAACGGCGGCGGCTCAAGACCGTCATGCAAGAACTGATGTACCTCGCCGCCCGGCTGATCGAGACCGGTCGGCGCTTGCGACTGCGCTTCAGTCGCCACAGCGGCCTGAACTTCGAAGCCTTTGCCGGAGTCTACCGGCGCCTGGCCTACGGATAG